One Pseudodesulfovibrio cashew DNA window includes the following coding sequences:
- a CDS encoding NADH-quinone oxidoreductase subunit C gives MQGNIIDVTADTLVSEVMKLKNDGQRLVTYSTYQADEKTIGILYHFDKNLEVTHLRLEADMGKPIPSISGVLFAALLVENEIRDQWDVKFDGLVLDFNRSLLLDPEVTQVPLVSNVKIESKQ, from the coding sequence ATGCAAGGTAATATAATCGACGTGACCGCCGACACTCTCGTCAGCGAAGTCATGAAATTGAAGAACGACGGTCAGAGGCTGGTCACCTATTCCACCTATCAGGCGGACGAGAAGACGATCGGCATCCTGTACCATTTCGACAAGAACCTGGAAGTGACCCACCTGCGCCTTGAGGCGGACATGGGCAAGCCCATTCCCTCCATCTCGGGCGTGCTCTTCGCCGCCCTGCTGGTGGAAAACGAGATTCGCGACCAGTGGGACGTCAAGTTTGACGGCCTGGTCCTTGACTTCAACCGTTCGCTCCTTCTTGACCCCGAGGTGACCCAGGTTCCCCTGGTCTCCAACGTCAAGATCGAGTCCAAGCAATAG